The following nucleotide sequence is from Mytilus trossulus isolate FHL-02 chromosome 9, PNRI_Mtr1.1.1.hap1, whole genome shotgun sequence.
TCTTCGTCGTTTCTGATGGCCAACTGGAGATGACGGGGGATGATTCTGCTCTTCTTGTTGTCACGGGCAGCATTTCCTGCCAACTCCAAAACCTCAGCTGCTAAGTATTCCAAGACAGCGGCAAGGTAGACTGGTGCTCCGGCACCAACTCTCTCGGCGTAGTTTCCTTTCCTCAAAAGTCTGTGGATACGACCTACTGGGAACTGAAGTCCGGCACGGGATGACCTAGACTTTGCCTTTGCTTTTGCTTTTCCTCCTTTTCCTCGTcctgacattttgatttaatacgTTGTTTGACTTGAACAAGTATAAACAATGATTATCCAGTTAGGTggtattttactatttataccCGCAAAACGGATTGAAAGATGTTTCAGTTCTAAACCAATCAAATCATCGCTTCTTCCAGGTAGTTAGGGTTGAATGTTAGAAGGGTGCTCTCTCCGAAGTTCGCGTTAAGTAAAAACTTTCAATCCGTTTAGCCgagtataaatagaaatttttattaacGGCCATCATTCACTGATTACATTTCAGAGAGTATACATCTTTCAAAATGCCACCAAAAGTTGGAACCAAAGGAGCCAAAAAGGCCGTAACAAAGGCAAAGACTGCCAGACCCGGCGGTGACAAGAAAAGGAGGAGGAAGAGGAGAGAATCCTATGCCATCTACATCTACAAAGTCTTGAGACAGGTTCACCCAGACACTGGAGTATCCTCAAAGGCTATGTCTATCATGAACAGTTTTGTCAACGATATCTTTGAGAGAATCGCTGCAGAAGCTTCCCGTCTCGCTCACTACAACAAGAGATCTACCATCACATCTCGGGAGATCCAGACTGCAGTTCGTCTGCTCTTACCCGGTGAATTGGCCAAGCACGCTGTCAGTGAAGGTACCAAAGCCGTCACAAAGTACACCAGCAGCAAGTAAACAACGAGAAGTTTAACTTCacaaacggcccttttcagggccaccaatatttttcaaaaagagtcttATTATTGTTGTACATAACAAACTTCTAAATGAAGCTGTGTCCcaccccaaaatgacaaatttgtttatatctgaattctgtctttttgtctttctttctttctttctttctttctttttttctcttctttattcttcattttattagccgatttgaaaaaatatacatacaccAGAATTTAACCTTTTCACGGGTTATACatttcttccctcttttttttgggggggggagggggtctaGAATCGAACTATACTTGAATATGTattgaaacattatataaaaaaatatcacgaaCAGATTAAATTCACACATACGTCGacagagagaaaaaagggggagggggattGTTTTaggatataaaaacaatataactagAGTTTGACAATGGAGAAAAATTCAgcaatatatcttttacataaaagaatatatatgaaataaagaataattttatttacattaaaaaaatcaggaatCATATTGTATCCAAAGTCTTGCTGGTCTTTTTTTAATaggcttaaataaaaaaagtgaaaagaaattaaaaaaaataaacgaataaaagaaaaaggaaagtaaAGAAAGTTGGACAGGAGAAAGCTATGGTTTTCATTTTAAGTACAACAAAggcagattctttttgaaatatgttggtggccctgaaaagggccgttgtatttgtatttttcagctgGCTGTTTAACCTCCGAATCCGTAAAGGGTACGGCCTTGACGTTTCAGGGCGTAGACAACATCCATGGCGGTGACAGTCTTCCTCTTTGCGTGCTCAGTGTATGTGACAGCATCACGGAtgacattttccaaaaagacTTTCAAGACACCACGTGTTTCTTCGTAGATAAGACCAGAGATACGTTTGACACCACCTCGTCTTGCTAAACGACGGATTGCTGGTTTGGTGATACCTTGGATATTATCACGCAACACCTTCCTGTGACGTTTGGCGCCTCCTTTACCTAGACCTTTTCCTCCTTTACCTCTTCCTGACATGTTGTTTGCTTTTTGAAGTTCGATAAAACGAATGACAACTATATCCAAATTATGCTATATATCTGATGAACGCGGCCCTAAAAGAAATAccactgaatttttgatagGTTGGACCTGATTGGTTGTTTTCGTCTAAATCCGGGAGGTAACTCTGTAGGAATTCTGTACACTTTCAATCCACTTTTTGACTGAAGCtctgaaaatatatgaaaataaaatatttcaaactgtatacaaataaaaatacaaagattaTAAGAGATGGACCAAATAACTAATGATCTCCATCATCAATTAATACTTCTTATATTTTCCAATGTGAAagagatttatttccttttacttaaaatacaagAACATATCACACTGCATACATAAGCAGGAGTTAACAATGTGcaattgcaatataaaaacaattagtttaaagaaaatctttttatacagtATTTTTCTTGTTCAAAAGATACAGTTTCAGAGATAGTCCACTCTGCAGACTTAAGAGAGTAAAAGAGTAAAAACTAAACTACAGCATACCAGTCAGTTATTTAAGCATGGACAGAtagatttgtaaataaaaacaggtgtgcatgataatttttctcaaaatcaccTTTACCAGTTTCAATAAAGATGTCCCGGGAAATTCACATTTCAAACatgttattattacatgtatacaatcaATGCTCATCTTTTAACAACTAATTAGGAATCTTTCTAAATTTAGCAgctactttatacatgtagtcataggtttttgaaatgtacacaGTGCAGCCTCACTTTTTAAATACCACAATTGGTACAtcattgaatgaatgaattattgCGCCTTGTCTATTTTTCTCCACCAATGGGAAAAAAAGATTCATCCGCACACATGTTCACATCATTTATAAGGCACATAGagcacccaaaatagatgcattttaagcacaaaataaaggtattcAAGAAAAACTTCTTTCTGTAACACACAATTGATGGAGACAAAGTTTTCAATGAGAATTTAAGGTGGACTACTTGGACCCGTAccgaaaatatatttcagaaatataaaataattgattctTCTCATGTTGTCACAGTAGAATACACAATATGagtaaaaaatacataaaaaaagcaTCTAAAAAATAAGTGAGAAAATAAGACCGAGAAAAATgcaatttagagaaaaatataaccacagaaattagaaagaaatacattttaataattctgTAATTAGAAGATGGATTGTATTGTTCTTGGAGTATGTTTTTtcttaccttttttttatttaaatgtatacatgtatgttaattttttcaggAGGGTATACcagaaaatgtataacattcttgttttttccgAAGGATTTGGAagaattaga
It contains:
- the LOC134685463 gene encoding histone H2A, producing MSGRGKGGKAKAKAKSRSSRAGLQFPVGRIHRLLRKGNYAERVGAGAPVYLAAVLEYLAAEVLELAGNAARDNKKSRIIPRHLQLAIRNDEELNKLLSGVTIAQGGVLPNIQAVLLPKKTQKAAK
- the LOC134685465 gene encoding histone H2B-like, which gives rise to MPPKVGTKGAKKAVTKAKTARPGGDKKRRRKRRESYAIYIYKVLRQVHPDTGVSSKAMSIMNSFVNDIFERIAAEASRLAHYNKRSTITSREIQTAVRLLLPGELAKHAVSEGTKAVTKYTSSK
- the LOC134685470 gene encoding histone H4; the protein is MSGRGKGGKGLGKGGAKRHRKVLRDNIQGITKPAIRRLARRGGVKRISGLIYEETRGVLKVFLENVIRDAVTYTEHAKRKTVTAMDVVYALKRQGRTLYGFGG